GCATTactatatcacaactcccatcagctctaattaTGATGTCTAATGacgaggaatacaggagttgtagttcagctttTGGAGGGTTACATAGAATGAGATGGCGGGACGGAATCAGCCTGCGTGCCTTGAGATTGACACATGTTCCATAGATCTAACCCACAATACAATTGGATACATCTTAAAACCTGAAACTTAAAACTTAAAGGGTAAAAATTGATACTTGCATGGAATGATCAAGAAGTACCAAAATGTCTGTTAATGAAATATACCTGTATGCTTGAATTCAGCATCTAACCATTATGACTTATTGCAGATGTTTATTGGTTACTGGTCTGGAACTTTAAGAGCAGAGCCCTAAATCTAGTTGCTAATTTCAACCAGACTGGAtatattgaatcaatggaatatTTACAAGTACTGACTGATgatattcacatctttcatttttttaaaaattgtagttGGGTTGGAGCATTCAGTCTGGTTAACACCGATGCTGCATTCTCAAACTCTAGGTTGATAATCACAACTTCAATAAGGCTTGAATAAAGTAGAAATATGTATATGGTAATATGTATATAGAAAAGTAAGAGTATTGGTGCTGCCCCTAACCATACCATGACTTTGCTTGGGAAAGGAGTGTACTGAGTCAACAGTTCTCATCTCCAAGGACAAAACAGGGATTTGGTTTTAATCTAGGGATGGATGAGAATTTTGTTTTAGTGAATTTTGGATTAGTGTTTCTGAAAGTTTGGGATGTATTTCACATTTGGAACAGAATTATTGTTAGATTTTTATAAAATCAAATGTGCAGAATATATTTAGCTTTAGAGTtgtaagtatattattattgttgttgttgttattattattattattattattattattattattattattattattattattattgaacacacacacagagaaacatacaatcttgatattccacaatcaaaatacaagtatttttcccCAGCCCTGCCACCTCCCCCTTCCCACCCATGAACCCCCACCCTTGACTTCTTCTTACAAAATATGAGGTacaggaatactattgaatatttatacttcagtatgatcaagcatgtaatcatttccctTGATTTCACCAGCTATTCTATTATCACTCAGAATCCTTAACAAAGGATTGTGGTTCTCTGTGGTTCTCTGGGTTGTGGTCCTCTGTGGTTCAACCCTGTTTGTGGTGATGAGTGATGGTTACTACATTTTCCATTCTCAGAGAGTTAATTTTTAACAGCAGTATAGCAGACAAGTGCAATTCAGTACTAGGAAGAGCTATGTTGTTGAACTGGATCGGTTTAGATGGGagtgacttttaaaaaagagagtgaaTCTGATTGACCTTTCTGATGCTTAGCTTTATTTTGCAAGAGAGAGGACGAGAAGATTAACCAAACAGGACTTCTCTATGCTTTGTGGAGATGTGGAAATGCAGGGAGTCTTGTTTCTGTTTCATGTTTAATCAGtcaagatcaggcatggacaaactttggccctccaggtgttttggacttcaaatcccacaattcctaaccgccggtagactcttaggaattgtgggagttgaagtccaaaccacctggagggccaaagtttgtccttgTCTGGCCTAGATACTGTTTTCAATAAGTCAAACCTTAATGATGAAACACCTATATAGCTGTGGACTAAAGTCATGGATTGCTCATTTCCTTTTCTGCAGTGGGTCATTCCACAATGAAAGGCTCCTTTctatctaactcagtggttctcaacctgtgggtccctagatgttttggccttcagctcccagaaatcctaacagctggtaaactggatgggatttctcggtgttgaaggccaaaagcatctggggaccccaggttgaaaaccactgatctaactaTTGAAAATAAAATTTCTGGTCAGATGTGACAAACATAATTTCTTCAGCAGCTCTCAATGGGAACACCACCACAAAATTACTAGTTAATTATTGAATAGCTATAATTAATTCAACTCCTCAGCAAATCCTTTTGCTGAGAGTTGGAACTGCTCAAGGACCAAACAAATGACACAGTCTGTAAAATACGATATAAACAATATAGGCAATCCCAGGATGTATAGAAAGGGAAAGAGGAGATTTTAAGATGATGATGCGTTTAATAATATTGATTCTGATATTGTTTCCACCTATGATGTGCAAGTCTGGCATCCCTAAATGCACAATAACAGATCCACATCCACCACTTCATGAGTATCATCAGCCAGGAGACTTCACCATTGGTGCCATAGCTTCCCTGAGCTTCATTATTTCCGATGCAGTAGCCTTCAATGAAGAACCTCCACAAGTATTGTTCGAAGAGCTTCTGTAAGACACTATTACAGAAAAGAAACCCTTTATTTTAGGCAAGATAGCAAATGTTTCTTTCCTATCTATGTCTGAATATTGTCAAGTGGCcatcttgggggggggagggggaaggtatGTGTATTATTTCATATAAGATGTGTAAAATTATCACTTTTGATAGCTGTTGCAATAGCTTTCTGTTGTTTTAAACTGCAGATATTTTCATTTTAATCCCTGCTTTGAGTCCTATTTTGGGAGAAAGCTTTCAAAGATCTTGAATAAAGTGCTGAGCTCTTTAAGAAAGGAATTATtgctgagaaaaaaaatcaaggtgcAGTTTAATacaactttaattgtcatggctaattctatagaatcatggaaactGTAATTTTATGATCTTTTCAGCCAAAGATTACTGGTATATCAGATATTTTGTtaaatcttttcttttcctcGGCCCATAAATACAAAGTTGTTGGGCATGAGGATGCTGTCAtattactaaactacaaatcgtaggattccatagcattgtgtaaTGACAATTCAAgtgatgtcaacctgcattaattctatagcacaTGTGCACTTTAGAAAGTTGCTGTAAAAAAATCCTTAGGCTTTTTGCTTTACAATAGGCAGCTCCTTATTCTTCCCCTCTCCAAGCATTCTTCATTGGGTTATTCTGCCTACATATGATGCCTCAAATAGAGAGCATTGTAGAAGGTGCAGAGTGCAAAGCATTGTGCATAACACATGCAGTGGGAAGACAAAAAAAGAAGGATACACTCCCCTCAATACAAAGTGTGTTTTTATTGCTGCTAATGATGACTTTTCCTCCCCAAGACTTTTGGTTACCCtggaaaaaatctgtgaaatgtttACTTCATTCTTTTTAGTAGGGGTATGACAGCAATTATTTCTAAGGTGTGGAATATTGTATATATCCATGTGTAAGTCTAAATTTTTTAGTAAAAAAATCAGCCCCAAATACCTGGGTTGACAAGTACATGGATCAATCTAAGgactgtaccttaacttttatatTTTGTGGCCATCTCCTTCTCTGCATAGAGTGAGAAAAGATGAAAGTCTGGTTGGTTCTGGGAAACGTGAAAGAAGCACTGACCTACTCTACTCTCTCAACCATGGCACTACTACTGGTTGAGGTCTGGGTGGAAAAATAGTGGTAGTAGCAGCCAATAGCACTCCTAAGGCACTGCTGGAGCTTTCCCTTCAATGTGGAATGGCTCTCAACTTATCTAAAAGTCATATCAAACCCCATTATTTTGTCCCAAATCCTGTCCTCAACTTCCATGTTAGGTCGATTTATCCATGAGTATATACAGAAGGCTTCTGATAGAGAGTGTCATATTTCTTTCAGAGTTGTGCCTAAATATTATCAGCACATTGTGGCCTTGGCATTTGCAGTAAAGGAAATCAATGAAAACCCTCAGATCTTACCCAATTTCACCCTTGGCTTCCACATCTATGACAATTATTTCACTGCTCAGCAGACATACCATGCCACAATGCTACTCATATACACCTTGGGGAGATTAATTCCCAACTATAAATGCAACATCCATCAAAATATGATTGCAATCCTTAGTGGACTTGAACCTCAGGCTTCTCTTCATGCAGCAGCTCTTTTGGATACCTACAAGATTCCAAAGGTAGGCTGCATTGCGTGGGCGTCCCTGTGAGTGGAATAGGAAAAAATCAACAATATTAAAAATGCTTCCTCACTCAAAATGAGGCAATGTTATTTGATTGTTTGAATGTGAAATGTAATCTAGATATTTAATTGCCATTTGTATTAACAAAGCATAGAAATATTGGTGTACAGTATGATGCTTGATTTATCACTTTTGAGTAATATGTTTCTCATTTCTGTTTTAACaagtaattaattcattaattataattattactattttgaaaaaagaaaaataccaaGCTCTGAACATGGCTTTTAAGGGTGTATCAACATCAGTGGATaacatcttaccagctgttgagaattgtgggagctgaagtccaaaacccctggagcacCAAAGGTTTGCAACCACTGATCTACAATGTAGTATAATACAGCTAATggcgtggaatcctgggagttgtagttttccatggTCTTTATCATCCTCTGCCAAAgagctgctggtgcctcaccatactacaaCTTCCAGTCTGCATAAAACCTAAGCCTGCATCAACATTGCCTTTAGAGCGATGATAAATATATCTTCAGGGGGCCATGCTGGCTACATCCAGAGCTTGTTTAGTCAATTCATCTCTTCATGACCCTTCGAAATGTTTGGGAGCCAATGAAAAATCTTTGTGGACAAACCCTCAATCACACTGTCTTAACTACTGTGATAAACAAGCAATCCCCCTTTCCCCCCAAtaagtcttttaaaaatatatgttagGAATGGGATTACCAACTTTATAATCTTACTTTCATGCCCTCTTTATTACTAGAATTACTATTACTGCTGCAAAGATTAATATTATTTTCCCCACCTGAAACTCCTCTTTAGGTTACCTATGGCTCTGCTCCAGTCATGAATGATAACACTCCTGACCTCTTATTCTATCAGATGAAACCACAGGAAACCCTCCAACATCAAGGGATTCTGTCTTTACTTCTCCATTTTGAGTGGACATGGATCGGGGTCCTTGTTTCCAATGATGAATATGGAGAAAGATTTGTGCAAACTGTGTTGCCAGTTTTTTCGAGGAGAGGTATTTGTTTTGCATTCATAGAAAGGATTTACAGACATACAATTGTGACTGAGATGGGTGATCATTTCAAAAGTGGAGCTAAAACACGTGATAAAATCATAGAGAGTGAGGCCAACGTAGTGGTGATTTATGGGGAAAATTTTGTCATTGATTTCCTGAGATGGTTTCCATATCTCTCAGATCACGAACACATGACAGAGAAAGGTAAAGTGTGGATCATACCAGCCCAGATGGAGCTCACTTCAGTGGCGTACCAAAAAAACTGGACTACCGACATATTTCATGGTGCTCTTGCCTTCACGATTCACTCAAATGATTTGCCAGGATTCAAAATGTTTGTGGAGAAGAGAAACCCTTCCAGCACAAAAGGAGATGGTTTCATTGTGGACTTCTGGCAACAGGCCTTTGGATGTGTCTTTCCAAGTCATTTCTTTGGTGAGGTGACTGGGGATACTTGCACAGGACAAGAAAAGCTAGATAGCCTTCCTGGTGCTTTATTTGAAATAAGTATGACCGGACATAGCTACAGCATCTACAACGCTGTCTATGCTTTGGCTTATGCTTTACATGCCATGTCCTCTTGTAGGTTCAAGCACAATTCAGTGGCAGATGGAAGGGGATTTAAGCTTGAGAATCAGCCTCCTTGGCAGGTAATGGGGTAAACATCCTCTTCTCAGAAGTCATTGTATATATAATTTAACAACAGTCTCAAATCTATGTAACGAAATTTCTCCCAAACTTCCATTATTTTAACTTTCCTTCAACATGTCACAGTCTACtcttgaaaaattatttttaaatgtgaattatctttgctattttcaaaaacattttgccTTGTCCTTACCTACTGACAAATCCAATACTTGATTTGAATTAGAAGTTCAGAATGTTAAAAAAAAGTGATTGCATCTATGATATGGCTGTGCGTTAGAAAATTAATATCTACTGTCTTTCTACCTGTAGAGGAATGAGGTCTGTATCTCTCAACCTGTATGAGCCACAACATTGCTCCATTTTCCTTTTAGATTCATCACTATCTGAAAAGAGTCTCCTTTAACAACAGTGCTGGTGATAAGGTTTCCTTTGACCGTAATGGAGAGCTACTGGCTGGATTTGATATTGTCAACTGGATTATTTTGCCCAACCAATCTTTTCATAGAGTGAAGGTTGGAAGGATGGATCACCAGGATTCTTCAGCTGGATCATTCTTTATTGAGCATACAATAATGTGGCCACATTGGTTTAATCAGGTATAATGAAAACTCAGGGTCCATAAGTCTGGATGTAATTTAAGGAAAGTCAAATAGTGGAACTTCCAAGTGCAAGGAAATCAATGTGCCAAAGGTTTTAGTAATATGCAAAATGGGAAAGtgcttgttgttatgtgccttcaagacacttccaacttatgatgaacctggcaagatttattcagaaatcaTGTTTCCCTTTGCCCTCTTCTGCGGAGGTAGCCAAAAATAGCCCTGGGTTATTTGGTGAGCTCCAGGAAACTCAGTGCTGGCAACATGCCGGCAATATGCAGAGATGGAGAAAaccatccatgtgatgaggctgTAGGATATTCGTTAAAAAACTATAGGAAAATGTGCTGTACGATATtctgtaaaaacaaagtttttgctgtttaataaaccctttccatgttttaatgatgGAAAATATAATTAGGAAATATAAAAAAAATGTTACAGTGTGTTATTGTTTCAGGGCTACTTCATGACTAGATGAGTAAAACCTCCAAGTATGTGCCTTGTTCAAAAGGAGTAGTGTTCCTCTCTTTTTTGTGATTTAGACCCAGCCTATTTCTGTCTGCTCAGAGAGTTGCCTTCCTGGATCTAGCAAAAAAGTGAAGGAAGGGGAGCCATTTTGCTGCTATGCTTGCATTCCATGTTCTGAAGGGAAAGTTTCAGACTTAAAAGGTAGGCAATAGACTGTATACCTTCTTTAAACACATTGCCAGACATATAGTTGAAAAATTACCACACTTATTACCGCACTTTCAAAGTTAACATATATAGTTTTAACTGAAAAAAAGTCATAATAATTGGACACACTTGCATGCTTTACCGACAGCTACTCAAATGTATTGACAGTGTATAATACAGAGATTTAAAATATGCTTTCAAACGAATCCTCTCACGTTAGGCATGCAGTTTTTCACTAATTTTGCTCTAAAGAAACAAACTGCAACTTTTGAAATAGTCTTCTCACTGTCAAAAAGTCTTCAAAATCATCACAAGACTATTCACAGTTCAAGACATATTCTGCCTAAAATTTGCCTGTGTGACAAAACAAGATGCCTGGGACTTAATCAAACAAATTTTTAAAGCTTACACAGTAATTAGCTGAAATATTATTGGTGCAAGATTTGGACAGTTACATTggtataaaccagtggttcccaacctttttttttttttaacaagggtccactttgaccagagaccactttgaacagggaccactcccaacattagtaccaaaagggttacaaataagtttttggccaactttagatttggtttggttatttggggtgctgattcagaaaattgcattggatagaccacatcaattctagtttgtgatacagaacatatgccatccagtagttgccatctgcttgcccacagaaaaccatatttaataatctagagctgatgtggtctatccaatgcaatttgctgaatcagcaccccaaataaacaggaacaccccaggaacaggcttaaaaatgaagacaccaaggtgcacTTGCTTCCAAGTGTCACTTGGAATGGCCCcgctcagagggagggagggaaggaggaggagaagcagcagtcaggaagcttgttgttgcaccttttgtgggtagtcagcctcttccctcTCGACATCCCCGtcgcctcggcactataagagggttttgcaagaccagtcactcttgttgcaatggtgtagtaatgatgaggccacagaccatattttagttcttggggaccacagtttgggaaccactgctataagcaAACAGGTagggaaacaaacaaacattggaaAGCtctatggtttcattggtttATTTGTGTAATAAAATATGATATTGCAAAActtcaaaccactgagctgtttgAGAACATGGTCTTAAAAGAAAGCTTCTATAGAAAGCATGGTGTGGATTCAAAGCAGGAGAGATATGGTCCTATATCAAATTTCAGCAGAGGAGTACTGAATGGAGTTTCTGATTTAATGGTTACATGGCAGAAGATGACATGGTTTGAAGATTTAAGGTACATCTTTTCTGTTTCAGATATGAATGACTGTTATAAATGCACAGATGAAAGCTATCCAAATAAGAAACAAGATATGTGTATTCCCAAGGATATAATTTTCTTGTCCTATGAAGAACCATTGGGCCTCTCTTTAGCCATTTTGGCTCTTTTCTGTTCTGTGATCACAGCACTGGTGTTAGGAACTTTTATGAAGCACCACAGGACTCCCATTGTCAGAGCCAATAACAGGACCCTCACCTAcaccctcctcattttccttctTCTCTGCTTCCTTTCTGCATTCCTGTTCATTGGTAGACCACAGAAGCTCACATGTCTCCTCCAACAAACTGCTTTTGGCATTATCTTCTCAACAGCTATTTCTTCTGTGCTGGCCAAAACTATCACTGTGATTCTGGCTTTTATGGCAACTATGCCAGGATCCAGCACAAGGAAGTGGATGGGGAAAAGGCTAAGCATCTCCACTGTTATTTCCTGCTCTCTTGTCCAAGTAGCTATTTGTACTGCCTGGCTAGTAAGCTCTCCTCCATTTCCAGATGCCGACATGCATTCAATACCTGGAAAAATTGTGCTGAAATGCAACGAGGGGTCCATAACTATGTTTTGCTGTGTTTTGGGCTACATGGGTCTTCTTGCCATTGTCTGCTTCTCTGTGGCTTTCTTTGTCAGGAAATTGCCTGACACTTTCAATGAAGCCAAATTTATTACTTTCAGCATGTTGATCTTTTGCAGTGTTTGGTTATCttttgttccaacttacataagcTCCAAAGGGAAATACATGGTAGCTGTGGAGATCTTTTCTATTTTAGCCTCCAGTGCTGGACTTTTGGGTTGTATCTTTTCTCCCAAGTGTTATATCATCATATTGAGGCCTCAACTAAACAAAAGAGAACGACTGATTAGAAGGAAAACTTAAGGAAACTTAATGCTTATGTATTTTTCTATAATTTTTACATATGTACTttctatatacagtgttccctcacttatcacgagggttacgttccaggaccacccgctataagtgaaaatctgcgaagtagggacactatatttattttaataaatata
This sequence is a window from Anolis carolinensis isolate JA03-04 chromosome 6, rAnoCar3.1.pri, whole genome shotgun sequence. Protein-coding genes within it:
- the LOC100553526 gene encoding vomeronasal type-2 receptor 26; this translates as MNDNTPDLLFYQMKPQETLQHQGILSLLLHFEWTWIGVLVSNDEYGERFVQTVLPVFSRRGICFAFIERIYRHTIVTEMGDHFKSGAKTRDKIIESEANVVVIYGENFVIDFLRWFPYLSDHEHMTEKGKVWIIPAQMELTSVAYQKNWTTDIFHGALAFTIHSNDLPGFKMFVEKRNPSSTKGDGFIVDFWQQAFGCVFPSHFFGEVTGDTCTGQEKLDSLPGALFEISMTGHSYSIYNAVYALAYALHAMSSCRFKHNSVADGRGFKLENQPPWQIHHYLKRVSFNNSAGDKVSFDRNGELLAGFDIVNWIILPNQSFHRVKVGRMDHQDSSAGSFFIEHTIMWPHWFNQTQPISVCSESCLPGSSKKVKEGEPFCCYACIPCSEGKVSDLKDMNDCYKCTDESYPNKKQDMCIPKDIIFLSYEEPLGLSLAILALFCSVITALVLGTFMKHHRTPIVRANNRTLTYTLLIFLLLCFLSAFLFIGRPQKLTCLLQQTAFGIIFSTAISSVLAKTITVILAFMATMPGSSTRKWMGKRLSISTVISCSLVQVAICTAWLVSSPPFPDADMHSIPGKIVLKCNEGSITMFCCVLGYMGLLAIVCFSVAFFVRKLPDTFNEAKFITFSMLIFCSVWLSFVPTYISSKGKYMVAVEIFSILASSAGLLGCIFSPKCYIIILRPQLNKRERLIRRKT